In one window of Camelina sativa cultivar DH55 chromosome 15, Cs, whole genome shotgun sequence DNA:
- the LOC104747070 gene encoding vacuolar iron transporter homolog 2.1-like, giving the protein MASNFQLSETISPRNQKSRPREEKEEVDYMQRAQWLRAALLGANDGLVTVASLMMGVGSIKEDVKAMLLVGFAGLVAGACSMAIGEFVSVCTQRDIETAQMKRAIENKTSLSAIDEQEEEEKKERLPNPGQAAIASALAFSVGAAMPLLAAVFIENHKVRMAVVAVVATIALVVFGVTGAVLGKTSVVKSSVRVVIGGWMAMALTFGLTKFIGSAAMQI; this is encoded by the exons ATGGCTTCCAATTTTCAGCTTTCAGAAACAATCAGCCCAAGGAATCAGAAAAGCCGTccgagagaagagaaggaggaagTGGACTACATGCAGAGAGCTCAGTGGCTAAGAGCTGCCTTGCTTGGAGCCAACGATGGCCTGGTCACAGTGGCGTCCCTCATGATGGGTGTTGGTTCTATCAAAGAAGACGTCAAAGCTATGTTGCTCGTTGGTTTTGCCGGCCTTGTCGCGGGTGCTTGCAGTATGGCTATTGGAGAGTTTGTGTCTGTGTGTACCCAAAGGGATATTGAAACTGCGCAGATGAAGAGAGCTATTGAGAATAAGACATCATTATCAGCAATCGACGAACAAGAGGag gaagagaagaaagaacgGTTGCCGAATCCAGGACAAGCAGCAATTGCATCAGCGTTGGCATTTTCAGTGGGGGCAGCAATGCCGCTTCTGGCTGCTGTATTCATCGAGAATCATAAGGTAAGAATGGCGGTGGTAGCGGTTGTGGCCACCATAGCATTGGTTGTGTTTGGAGTGACCGGTGCGGTCCTGGGAAAGACAAGTGTGGTTAAGTCGAGTGTTAGGGTGGTTATTGGTGGTTGGATGGCTATGGCTCTTACCTTTGGTCTCACCAAGTTCATTGGCTCTGCAGCCATGCAAATCTAG
- the LOC104748566 gene encoding putative F-box protein At3g23260 → MDWSSLPTDLQEEVLSRVPAKSLARLRSTSKQWNTLSKFANIHSTNAQKESLIVMMENFRVCLVRANYLHEFDINIAPSVNVTSQFYLEHPQFKSSQVDICNVFHCDGLLLCSTEDDKLVVFNPCSGETKWIEPRNHYKNTEFYALGYDNKSSCKNYKVLRVDRRHVRGVNNEYEIYDFTTDSWRVLGPTTDWLLPRSHRGVSVKGNTYWIACYSGGPYHEFLLSFDYSTEGFQKLPLPHQSGSVVKVLSVVRENQLCLCVTISTELHVWVTAIITESVMVWRRLFKVNASLHYDFSNGVSLLTNEQNKIMFCCNNYIYVYPDGGNVTCKLPCSHLLNYVPSLAQIQQGLRDM, encoded by the coding sequence ATGGATTGGAGCAGCCTTCCGACGGATTTGCAAGAAGAAGTACTCTCTAGGGTTCCTGCTAAATCTCTGGCACGATTGCGTTCAACATCAAAGCAATGGAATACTCTATCGAAATTTGCTAATATACATTCTACTAATGCACAAAAGGAGTCTCTTATTGTTATGATGGAgaattttagggtttgcttAGTAAGGGCCAATTATCTCCATGAATTTGACATCAACATTGCTCCATCGGTTAACGTAACATCTCAATTCTACCTTGAACATCCGCAGTTCAAATCATCACAAGTCGATATATGTAATGTCTTTCACTGTGACGGCTTATTGTTATGCAGCACCGAAGATGATAAACTCGTGGTATTTAATCCATGTTCAGGAGAAACCAAGTGGATTGAACCTAGAAACCACTACAAGAACACCGAATTCTATGCTCTTGGTTACGACAACAAATCCTCCTGCAAGAATTATAAAGTCTTGAGGGTTGATCGCCGCCATGTTCGGGGTGTCAACAATGAGTACGAAATCTATGACTTCACCACTGATTCTTGGAGGGTTCTTGGTCCCACTACCGATTGGTTGTTACCACGAAGTCATCGTGGCGTGTCGGTGAAAGGAAATACTTATTGGATTGCTTGTTACAGTGGGGGGCCATATCATGAATTCTTACTAAGTTTTGATTATTCAACAGAAGGGTTCCAAAAGCTGCCTCTTCCTCATCAATCTGGTTCTGTTGTTAAGGTTTTATCAGTGGTTAGAGAAAACCAACTTTGTCTCTGTGTTACTATTTCAACAGAGTTACATGTCTGGGTGACAGCAATTATTACCGAATCAGTCATGGTTTGGAGAAGGCTCTTTAAAGTGAACGCCAGTTTACATTATGACTTTTCCAATGGGGTGAGTTTGTTGACCAACGAGCAGAACAAGATTATGTTTTGTTGCAATAATTACATATACGTATATCCCGATGGTGGAAATGTTACATGCAAATTACCTTGCTCGCATCTTCTgaattatgttccaagtttagcTCAAATACAACAAGGGTTACGTGACATGTAA